In Candidatus Hydrogenedentota bacterium, a single genomic region encodes these proteins:
- a CDS encoding glycosyltransferase family 2 protein gives MSNVSQQGGLPSLSIVVPTFREAQNLPELVERIELACGSRGIVAEMLVMDDDSRDGIVEAAESLARPWLRVVVRRENRGLSAAVLDGFRLARHEVLLVMDADLSHPPEKIPEMLEALASGADFVLGSRYVRGGSTDEDWGFFRWVNSRVATLLARPFTRVADPMSGFFAFRRDAFEQAASLNPVGYKIGLEILVKCNCRDIREIPIHFSKRKHGESKLNLKEQIRYLQHLRRLAIYKFANWAHFVQFGIVGFTGTIVNLAVLTLLVFLGAPLRAAVALAILTAMVSNFVLNREFTFSYARSGPFWRQMFGFIAASSVGAVVNYATVLVLLHTWPVLERLPQVASVVGILAGLIFNFFASRYLVFRAPGKYSS, from the coding sequence ATGTCCAATGTTTCCCAGCAGGGGGGCCTCCCGTCTCTCTCGATTGTCGTGCCGACGTTCCGTGAGGCCCAGAACCTTCCCGAACTCGTCGAACGCATCGAACTGGCGTGTGGCAGTCGCGGCATTGTTGCGGAAATGCTGGTCATGGACGACGACAGCCGCGACGGGATCGTGGAGGCGGCGGAATCCCTGGCGCGGCCCTGGTTGCGCGTGGTTGTGCGCAGAGAGAACCGGGGCCTGAGCGCTGCTGTGCTGGACGGGTTTCGCCTCGCGCGGCACGAGGTGTTACTGGTCATGGACGCCGACCTGAGCCATCCGCCGGAGAAAATCCCCGAGATGCTCGAGGCGCTGGCATCGGGTGCGGATTTCGTGCTGGGCTCGCGCTACGTGCGCGGCGGGTCGACGGACGAAGACTGGGGGTTCTTCCGGTGGGTAAACAGCCGCGTGGCCACGCTGCTGGCGCGCCCGTTCACGCGCGTAGCGGACCCGATGAGCGGTTTTTTTGCGTTCCGCCGCGACGCTTTCGAACAGGCTGCGTCCCTGAATCCGGTCGGATACAAGATAGGCCTCGAGATCCTGGTCAAGTGCAACTGCCGCGACATACGCGAGATTCCCATCCATTTCAGCAAACGCAAGCACGGGGAAAGCAAGCTGAATCTCAAAGAACAAATACGATACTTGCAGCACCTGCGCCGCCTGGCCATCTACAAATTCGCGAACTGGGCCCATTTCGTGCAGTTCGGCATCGTTGGTTTCACCGGTACCATCGTCAATCTGGCCGTCCTGACGCTGCTGGTCTTTCTGGGTGCGCCGCTCCGTGCCGCCGTGGCCCTTGCGATCCTGACGGCCATGGTGTCGAATTTCGTGCTGAATCGCGAGTTTACGTTTTCCTATGCCCGGAGCGGGCCGTTCTGGCGGCAGATGTTCGGGTTCATCGCGGCCAGTTCCGTCGGGGCCGTCGTGAATTACGCCACCGTGCTCGTGCTGTTACACACGTGGCCCGTGCTCGAACGTCTACCCCAAGTAGCTTCCGTCGTGGGTATCCTTGCGGGATTGATCTTCAATTTTTTCGCCAGCCGCTATCTCGTCTTTCGCGCGCCCGGAAAGTACTCTTCATGA
- a CDS encoding SGNH/GDSL hydrolase family protein: MLKNLILIAVSVAAVLVLSFACDWAVGKAAPEPRLPGVLELIFPPHAQQTFETTEFKYTAHINSLGLRERELPPERGDVFRIVAIGDSYTYGWGVEQEQTWLRLLEELLAAQGYPVQTVNLGKPGSGPPDYAALAERAVPILRPDLILVVLLQGNDLGAAGPENVTVPKGNRFDFLRQIYPNTIRLLHDLRRNRDFGNRGQQEMPPQKSSGEDNRRWAANTAQEFHEKMTPEERARFDALEDRVKEAFLTGNLNPYLIDLALKNPQFYCLTMDLENPWTKTCIERTAGQLARIKKVADDFGATALVLSIPEGAYVNEEALRNIRRVGYNVPDNLIDNTAPDEGIRLAAERAGLPFLSVSDAFRARRTETGLFYELDGHLTVAGHRLYGEALSEALTGAFSDLLPARQ, encoded by the coding sequence ATGCTGAAGAACCTCATACTTATTGCCGTTTCCGTTGCCGCCGTTCTGGTGCTGTCGTTCGCGTGCGACTGGGCCGTCGGCAAGGCAGCGCCGGAACCGCGCCTGCCCGGCGTACTCGAATTGATCTTTCCGCCGCATGCGCAACAAACCTTCGAGACCACCGAGTTCAAGTACACGGCGCACATCAATTCGCTGGGCCTGCGGGAACGGGAGCTTCCGCCCGAGCGCGGCGATGTGTTCCGCATCGTGGCCATCGGCGACTCTTACACCTACGGTTGGGGCGTCGAGCAGGAGCAGACTTGGCTGCGCCTGCTGGAAGAACTGCTCGCTGCCCAAGGCTATCCCGTGCAGACCGTCAATCTGGGCAAACCCGGCTCGGGTCCGCCCGACTATGCGGCCCTTGCGGAGCGCGCCGTGCCGATTCTGCGACCGGACCTCATTTTAGTGGTGTTGCTTCAGGGTAACGACCTTGGCGCGGCCGGCCCCGAAAACGTGACTGTGCCCAAGGGCAACCGGTTCGATTTTCTCCGTCAGATTTATCCGAACACAATCCGGTTACTGCACGACCTGCGGCGGAACCGCGATTTCGGGAACCGCGGACAACAGGAAATGCCGCCGCAGAAATCGTCGGGCGAAGACAACCGCCGATGGGCCGCGAATACAGCGCAGGAATTCCATGAAAAGATGACGCCGGAGGAGCGCGCACGGTTCGACGCGCTTGAAGACCGGGTCAAAGAAGCGTTCCTGACCGGCAACCTAAATCCGTACCTGATTGACCTGGCTTTGAAGAATCCTCAGTTCTATTGCCTTACCATGGACCTCGAAAATCCGTGGACAAAGACCTGCATCGAACGCACTGCGGGGCAGCTGGCGCGGATCAAGAAGGTGGCGGACGATTTCGGTGCCACGGCACTGGTCCTTTCGATTCCGGAAGGTGCCTACGTCAACGAGGAGGCGTTGCGCAATATCCGGCGTGTGGGCTACAACGTGCCGGACAACCTGATTGACAATACCGCGCCCGATGAGGGCATTCGCCTGGCGGCGGAAAGGGCCGGTTTGCCGTTTCTGAGCGTCAGCGATGCGTTCCGGGCGCGCCGCACGGAAACCGGCTTATTCTACGAATTGGACGGGCACCTGACCGTTGCGGGCCACCGCTTATACGGCGAGGCGCTGAGTGAGGCATTGACCGGAGCTTTTTCGGACTTGCTGCCTGCACGGCAGTAG
- a CDS encoding protein kinase, whose amino-acid sequence MATLAPGLSFGKYRIQRMIGRGGMGIVYLAEDETLGRQIALKVLDHSVTSGEEFARRFRVEARTIANFQHPYIIQIHSLEHVGDEIAIDMEYVPGGSLADAEKAGPVPATLALACIRDTLLALACCHEEGIIHRDVKPSNLLIRSDGHAVLSDFGLAKLLAEYQTQSISQRTSSGMFLGTPRYAPPEAWDGQEPAPAWDVYSTGMVLYEAILGTSPYVAETPLSLMKEMLEKQIPPLHEQVEGVSLELSNLVAAMLARVPEDRPANAGEVLESYQRLPELAGGQAARLDETRTRLKTAPARRMRRAPARAWWREQRKALGRAARIAGGVVLVLAMVTAGFAVWSRRPSGSRPATPPAAPAASQDHLIFDSIDPMAHAALPNHWLMLRAPGSDQWEALAAETTRLWYVRASPQAESNDLAFGGSWAEYADPSARVFRYGTLTGTGTWLRISEEMAVTLNFRSLQDGSESTEAFFLRLAATPISTKDFIYRMELGSHAQALLYKELMPRNQAWAQVIESKFFCSVSPCATVPRLADKRPQIDGMLEDAVWRDFIAGAGTEPGMTPASVSAVPAELRLRYDNEALYLAFEAKQSVARPALTITVLPRFGVPVPLSERWAVRTEKDTVLAAEHLVSGRSAPWSCDWEIAEHVGDTAWTAEVRIPFAGIGEEESPKPGDRWRLNCQITDAAAGADFSSVYWGSEKPLQAELGVILVFQGAETVRGE is encoded by the coding sequence ATGGCAACACTGGCGCCTGGATTGTCCTTCGGCAAGTACCGAATCCAGCGCATGATCGGGCGGGGCGGCATGGGGATCGTGTATCTGGCCGAAGACGAGACGCTCGGCCGGCAAATCGCGCTCAAGGTCCTCGACCATTCCGTCACGTCCGGCGAGGAATTTGCGCGGCGTTTCCGGGTCGAGGCGCGCACCATTGCCAATTTCCAGCATCCGTATATCATCCAAATCCATTCCCTCGAACATGTCGGCGACGAAATTGCCATCGACATGGAATATGTGCCGGGGGGCTCGCTGGCCGATGCGGAGAAAGCGGGCCCCGTTCCCGCGACGCTTGCCTTGGCCTGTATCCGGGACACGCTGCTCGCCTTGGCCTGCTGCCACGAAGAAGGAATTATCCACCGGGACGTGAAGCCCAGTAATCTTTTGATTCGCAGCGATGGTCACGCCGTGCTTTCGGATTTCGGGCTTGCCAAGCTCCTGGCCGAATATCAGACCCAATCCATTTCGCAGCGCACCTCCTCCGGGATGTTTCTCGGGACGCCGCGCTATGCGCCGCCGGAAGCTTGGGACGGCCAAGAGCCGGCGCCCGCTTGGGATGTCTATTCGACGGGCATGGTCCTCTATGAGGCGATTCTGGGAACTTCGCCCTATGTGGCGGAGACTCCGCTTTCCCTTATGAAAGAAATGCTTGAGAAGCAGATTCCGCCGCTCCACGAACAGGTCGAGGGTGTGTCGCTGGAATTGAGCAACCTGGTTGCCGCGATGCTCGCGCGCGTGCCGGAAGACCGGCCCGCGAACGCGGGCGAGGTCCTGGAAAGCTATCAGCGTCTGCCCGAACTGGCCGGCGGGCAAGCCGCGCGGTTGGACGAGACCCGCACGCGGCTGAAAACGGCCCCCGCGCGGCGCATGCGCCGCGCGCCGGCGCGCGCGTGGTGGCGCGAGCAGCGTAAGGCCTTGGGCCGCGCGGCACGGATTGCGGGGGGCGTCGTGTTGGTGCTGGCCATGGTCACCGCCGGGTTTGCCGTTTGGTCCCGCCGGCCCAGCGGCTCGCGGCCGGCAACGCCCCCCGCGGCTCCCGCGGCCAGCCAGGACCACCTGATTTTTGACTCAATTGACCCTATGGCTCATGCCGCGTTGCCCAATCACTGGTTGATGCTGCGCGCGCCCGGCTCAGACCAATGGGAGGCGCTTGCCGCCGAAACGACGCGTCTCTGGTATGTCCGGGCATCGCCGCAGGCGGAAAGCAACGACTTGGCTTTCGGGGGCTCTTGGGCCGAATACGCCGACCCGTCGGCCCGCGTGTTCCGATACGGGACCCTGACGGGCACGGGCACGTGGCTTCGCATCAGCGAAGAAATGGCGGTTACCCTGAATTTCAGAAGCCTGCAAGACGGGTCGGAATCGACCGAGGCCTTCTTCCTGCGCCTCGCGGCCACGCCCATCTCAACGAAGGATTTCATATACCGGATGGAATTGGGCAGCCACGCCCAGGCACTCCTCTACAAGGAACTGATGCCTCGCAACCAGGCGTGGGCCCAGGTCATCGAATCGAAATTCTTCTGCTCCGTCTCACCGTGCGCCACGGTGCCCCGCCTCGCCGACAAGAGGCCCCAGATCGACGGCATGCTGGAGGATGCGGTCTGGCGCGATTTCATCGCCGGCGCCGGGACGGAGCCCGGCATGACCCCGGCATCCGTGAGCGCTGTTCCCGCCGAGCTCAGGCTCCGCTACGACAACGAGGCTCTTTATCTGGCCTTCGAGGCGAAACAAAGCGTCGCGCGGCCGGCATTGACCATCACGGTATTGCCGCGTTTTGGCGTGCCCGTCCCGCTTTCCGAGCGCTGGGCCGTGCGCACCGAAAAAGACACGGTGCTTGCCGCGGAACATTTGGTCAGCGGCAGGTCGGCCCCGTGGTCCTGCGACTGGGAAATAGCCGAACACGTCGGCGATACTGCGTGGACGGCGGAGGTGCGCATCCCCTTCGCGGGTATTGGGGAGGAAGAAAGCCCGAAACCGGGCGACCGCTGGCGGCTGAATTGCCAGATAACCGATGCCGCGGCAGGAGCGGATTTCTCTTCAGTCTACTGGGGCAGTGAAAAACCCCTCCAGGCGGAGTTGGGGGTAATCCTCGTCTTTCAGGGCGCAGAGACTGTGCGCGGCGAGTGA
- a CDS encoding SBBP repeat-containing protein, translating into MGSFDAVWYESLYPGVSLELTGNRTGIKYNFHVAPGADPESIRLRYEDIQGLRLTPDGALEIRVKEGWAPLTDGEPYLYQEANGEKKTVAGGFVLVDDHSYGFAVTGAYDTTLPLVIDPAVAWGTYLGGTGDDYGYGIAADASGNCYATGYTNTAGWVSGGWNTTLQGTDGFVVKLSAAGAHLWSTYLGGTADDYGRGIAVDSAGNCYATGQTASSGWVSGGWNTSHGGSWDGFVVKLSTAGAHLWSTYLGGASADSGSGIAVDASGANTWVTGDTGSTGWVSGGWNTTLQGTDGFVVKLSAAGAHLWSTYLGGTGTDLGYGIAVDSAGNCYATGRTQSSGWVSGGWDTTFQGGDGFVVKLSTAGAHLWSTYLGGASDYGYGIAADASGNCYATGRTNLAGWVSGGWDTTHNGGSDGFVVKLSTAGAHLWSTYLGGTSTDYGYGIAVDSAGNCYATGRTQSSGWVSGGWQTAYGGGSYDGFVVKLSTAGAHLWSTYLGGASADYGYGIAVDASGANTWVTGYTGSTGWVSGGWDTSFGGSWDGFVLKATGLNDTGSLQVTLGPAGAVSAGAQWRPVTFPTWYNSGDTVTGLAAGEWAVEFKDVYGYAPPASHAVTVPAGGTGTDTGTYVAVSVDVEWSTYLGGTGDDLGYGIAVDSSGNCYATGFTASSGWVSGGWNTTLQGHDGFVVKLSAAGAHLWSTYLGGTGSDYGRGIAVDSSGNCYATGYTGSSGWVSGGWNTSFGGGNYDGFVVKLSTAGAHLWSTYLGGTGTDYGYGIAADASGNCYATGYTVSSGWVSGGWNTTYGGVGDAYVVKLSTAGAHLWSTYLGGTGDDTGYGIAVDATGDCYATAYTNSAGWVSGGWNTTLQGYDGFVVKLSAAGAHLWSTYLGGTSSDYGQGIAVDTSGNCYATGYTVSSGWVSGGWNTTLGGSTDGFVVKLSTAGAHLWSTYLGGTSTDYGRGIAADASGNCCATGYTGSSGWVSGSGDTTYGGGNDGFVVKLSTAGAHLWSTYLGGTSTDYGYGIAVDATGTNTWVTGYTSSADWVSGGWNTSHGGVGDAFVAKIVDNPVPTAPSNPGSTAVDLNTITWTWTDNSGNETGFKVYDDPGSGPPVTLQTTTAADVQLWQHGGLNPNAQYAFQVAATNANGDSALTTNYTAWTLIEAVSGLSFSGVTASGIGVGPANAPSNLTSGASGLYYANTTAGTNSGWVQTSAPWASGGLSPNTQYTFSGKSRNGGSVETAPVTASKYTLIEPSAGLTYSGFGLNTITVASTNVPSNLTLGSSGLILENTTTATDSGWQQSNAPWTSTPLLPNTAYTFTCRTRNAEGVVNVQQPLEVRYTLIEAVSGLAFSGVTPSSIGVGPANAPSNLASGTSGLYYANTTAGTNSGWVQTAAPWASGGLSPNTQYTFSGRSRNGDSVSTAPATASKWTLAAQPLAPSVTNATQHTLDVALTAGDGNPAGTEYAIRVDSGLPGNVWVQADGTLGAAPVYRTMPAWGAVTVTGLSGGTFYGVFGVARNGEGIDSAMGLAGYGQTLEDVPPAGTVVINGGAAYTNTTAAALTLSATDGGSGVAHMRFSNDNVSWSGWEAYATGKAWTLNPGDGAKTVYAQFRDGVGNVSAGPISDGITLDTVAPTVTLSCAAPDPTNASIPVSAVLSEPSVTFTQEDIAAVHASVSGFGGGGTSYQFTLVPSAQGPVSCSAPALRFSDLAGNQNAGASNVISRTYDSVAPAGSVTINMGDPRTNTRIVTLTVSATDATTAVTGMSFRNDGGVWGAWLAFAPTRAWQLSAGDGAKTVYARFRDAAGNVTAASLADSITLDTAEPGIGNIAAIPAQAGEDETVTLTFDVSEPLDAPPEVTVNGHAAVRDTEKAGYVYLYTVLGPEQDPLGPAYIEISGVDLAGNLGAAANSSALTIVEARYVPALSASMLALLAALTAAGGAAALRRRK; encoded by the coding sequence GTGGGGTCCTTCGACGCGGTGTGGTACGAGTCGCTGTATCCCGGGGTAAGCCTGGAACTGACGGGCAACCGGACGGGGATCAAATACAACTTCCATGTCGCGCCCGGGGCGGACCCAGAGTCGATCCGGCTGCGGTACGAGGATATCCAGGGGTTGCGGCTGACGCCGGACGGGGCGCTGGAGATCCGGGTGAAGGAGGGCTGGGCGCCGCTTACGGACGGCGAGCCGTACCTGTACCAGGAGGCGAACGGTGAGAAGAAGACGGTGGCGGGCGGGTTCGTGCTGGTGGATGACCACTCGTACGGGTTCGCGGTGACGGGCGCGTACGACACGACGCTGCCCCTGGTGATCGACCCGGCGGTAGCCTGGGGCACCTACCTGGGCGGGACGGGCGATGACTACGGCTACGGCATCGCGGCGGATGCGAGCGGGAACTGCTACGCGACGGGGTATACAAACACAGCCGGCTGGGTGAGCGGCGGCTGGAATACGACGTTGCAGGGCACTGACGGCTTTGTGGTCAAGCTGAGCGCGGCGGGCGCGCACCTGTGGTCGACGTACCTGGGCGGAACGGCCGATGACTACGGTCGAGGCATCGCGGTGGATTCGGCCGGGAACTGCTACGCCACGGGGCAGACGGCCTCTTCGGGCTGGGTGAGCGGCGGCTGGAACACGAGCCATGGCGGCAGCTGGGACGGGTTTGTGGTCAAGCTGAGCACGGCGGGCGCGCACCTGTGGTCGACGTACCTGGGCGGGGCCAGCGCTGACTCCGGCTCCGGCATCGCCGTGGATGCGAGCGGGGCAAACACCTGGGTAACCGGGGACACGGGCTCGACTGGCTGGGTGAGCGGCGGCTGGAATACGACGTTGCAGGGCACTGACGGCTTTGTGGTCAAGCTGAGCGCGGCGGGCGCGCACCTGTGGTCGACGTACCTGGGCGGAACGGGCACTGACTTAGGCTACGGCATCGCCGTGGATTCGGCCGGGAACTGCTACGCAACGGGGCGCACGCAATCCTCCGGCTGGGTGAGCGGCGGCTGGGATACGACGTTCCAGGGCGGTGACGGCTTTGTGGTCAAGCTGAGCACGGCGGGCGCGCACCTGTGGTCGACGTACCTGGGCGGGGCCAGTGACTACGGCTACGGCATAGCGGCGGATGCGAGCGGGAACTGCTACGCGACGGGGCGGACAAACTTGGCCGGCTGGGTGAGCGGCGGCTGGGATACGACCCATAACGGCGGCTCTGACGGCTTTGTGGTCAAGCTGAGCACGGCGGGCGCGCACCTGTGGTCGACGTACCTGGGCGGGACCAGCACTGACTACGGCTACGGCATAGCCGTGGATTCGGCCGGGAACTGCTACGCGACGGGGCGCACGCAATCCTCCGGCTGGGTGAGCGGCGGCTGGCAGACGGCGTACGGCGGCGGTAGCTACGACGGCTTTGTGGTCAAGCTGAGCACGGCGGGCGCGCACCTGTGGTCGACGTACCTGGGCGGGGCCAGCGCTGACTACGGCTACGGCATCGCCGTGGATGCGAGCGGGGCAAACACCTGGGTAACCGGGTACACGGGCTCGACTGGCTGGGTGAGCGGCGGCTGGGACACGAGCTTCGGCGGCAGCTGGGACGGGTTTGTCCTCAAGGCCACCGGCCTCAACGATACGGGCAGCCTTCAGGTGACGCTGGGGCCGGCGGGGGCGGTATCCGCGGGGGCGCAGTGGCGTCCCGTGACGTTCCCCACCTGGTATAACAGCGGGGACACGGTCACCGGCCTCGCGGCAGGGGAGTGGGCGGTCGAGTTCAAGGACGTGTATGGGTACGCGCCGCCGGCAAGCCACGCGGTGACGGTCCCGGCGGGTGGTACCGGGACAGATACCGGCACGTACGTCGCGGTCTCCGTGGACGTGGAATGGTCGACGTACCTGGGCGGGACGGGCGATGACTTAGGCTACGGCATCGCGGTGGACTCGAGCGGGAACTGCTACGCGACGGGGTTCACGGCCTCTTCTGGCTGGGTGAGCGGCGGCTGGAATACGACGTTGCAGGGCCATGACGGCTTTGTGGTCAAGCTGAGCGCGGCGGGCGCGCACCTGTGGTCGACGTACCTCGGCGGAACGGGCAGTGACTACGGTCGGGGCATTGCGGTGGACTCGAGCGGGAACTGCTACGCGACGGGATACACGGGCTCTTCCGGCTGGGTGAGCGGCGGCTGGAACACGAGCTTCGGCGGCGGCAACTACGACGGCTTTGTGGTCAAACTGAGCACAGCGGGCGCGCACCTGTGGTCGACGTACCTGGGCGGGACGGGAACTGACTACGGCTACGGCATCGCGGCGGACGCGAGCGGGAACTGCTACGCGACGGGGTATACGGTCTCTTCCGGCTGGGTGAGCGGCGGCTGGAACACGACCTATGGCGGCGTGGGAGATGCCTACGTGGTCAAGCTGAGCACGGCGGGCGCGCACCTGTGGTCGACGTACCTGGGCGGGACGGGCGATGACACCGGCTACGGCATCGCCGTGGACGCGACCGGGGACTGCTACGCGACGGCGTATACAAACTCGGCCGGCTGGGTGAGCGGCGGCTGGAACACGACGTTGCAGGGCTATGACGGCTTTGTGGTCAAGCTGAGCGCGGCGGGCGCGCACCTGTGGTCGACGTACCTGGGCGGAACGAGTAGTGACTACGGTCAGGGCATCGCGGTGGATACAAGCGGGAACTGCTACGCGACGGGGTATACGGTCTCTTCCGGCTGGGTGAGCGGCGGCTGGAATACGACACTTGGCGGCAGCACTGACGGCTTTGTGGTCAAGCTGAGCACGGCGGGCGCGCACCTGTGGTCGACGTACCTGGGCGGGACCAGCACTGACTACGGCCGGGGCATCGCGGCGGATGCGAGCGGGAACTGCTGCGCGACGGGGTACACGGGCTCTTCCGGCTGGGTGAGCGGCAGCGGGGATACGACCTATGGCGGCGGGAATGACGGCTTTGTGGTCAAGCTGAGCACGGCGGGCGCGCACCTGTGGTCGACGTACCTGGGCGGGACCAGCACTGACTACGGCTACGGCATAGCGGTAGACGCGACCGGGACAAACACCTGGGTAACCGGGTACACGTCTTCGGCCGACTGGGTGAGCGGCGGCTGGAACACGAGCCATGGCGGCGTGGGAGATGCGTTCGTGGCGAAGATCGTGGACAATCCCGTTCCCACTGCCCCGTCGAATCCGGGCTCGACAGCGGTGGACCTGAACACGATTACGTGGACGTGGACGGACAATTCCGGCAACGAGACGGGGTTCAAGGTCTACGACGACCCGGGCTCGGGCCCGCCGGTGACCTTGCAGACGACGACGGCGGCGGACGTTCAGTTGTGGCAGCACGGCGGCCTGAACCCGAACGCGCAGTACGCGTTCCAGGTGGCTGCGACGAACGCGAACGGGGACAGCGCCCTGACGACGAACTACACGGCTTGGACGCTGATCGAGGCGGTGTCGGGCCTGTCGTTCTCCGGGGTGACGGCGAGCGGGATTGGCGTGGGTCCGGCGAACGCGCCGAGCAACCTCACGAGCGGCGCGTCGGGGCTGTATTACGCGAACACGACGGCGGGCACGAACTCCGGCTGGGTGCAGACGTCGGCGCCGTGGGCGTCGGGCGGGCTGAGCCCCAACACGCAGTACACGTTCAGCGGGAAATCGCGGAACGGCGGTTCCGTCGAGACGGCCCCGGTCACGGCGTCCAAATACACGCTGATCGAGCCGTCGGCGGGCCTGACGTACAGCGGGTTCGGGCTGAACACGATTACGGTGGCGTCGACGAACGTGCCGAGCAACCTGACTCTGGGGAGTTCGGGCCTGATCCTGGAGAACACGACGACGGCCACGGATTCGGGCTGGCAGCAGAGCAACGCGCCGTGGACCTCGACGCCGCTCCTGCCGAACACGGCGTACACGTTTACGTGCCGCACGCGGAATGCCGAAGGCGTGGTGAACGTGCAGCAGCCGCTGGAGGTCCGGTACACGCTGATCGAGGCGGTGTCGGGGCTGGCCTTCAGCGGCGTGACGCCATCATCCATCGGCGTGGGTCCGGCGAACGCGCCGAGCAACCTCGCGAGCGGCACGTCGGGGCTGTATTACGCGAACACGACGGCGGGCACGAACTCCGGCTGGGTGCAGACGGCGGCGCCGTGGGCGTCGGGCGGGCTGAGCCCCAACACGCAGTACACGTTCAGCGGGCGGTCGCGGAACGGCGATTCCGTGTCCACGGCGCCCGCAACGGCGAGCAAGTGGACGCTGGCGGCCCAGCCGCTCGCGCCGTCGGTCACGAACGCCACGCAGCACACGCTCGACGTGGCGCTCACGGCGGGCGACGGCAACCCCGCCGGAACCGAATACGCCATCCGGGTGGATTCCGGCTTGCCCGGTAATGTCTGGGTGCAGGCGGATGGGACGCTGGGCGCCGCGCCGGTGTACCGGACGATGCCGGCGTGGGGCGCGGTGACGGTAACGGGCCTTTCCGGAGGCACGTTCTACGGCGTGTTCGGCGTGGCGCGCAACGGCGAGGGAATCGACTCCGCGATGGGTCTCGCGGGTTACGGGCAGACCCTCGAAGACGTGCCGCCGGCGGGCACGGTGGTAATCAACGGCGGCGCGGCGTACACGAACACGACGGCAGCGGCCTTGACCTTGTCCGCGACGGACGGCGGCTCGGGCGTCGCGCACATGCGGTTCAGCAACGACAACGTTTCGTGGAGCGGCTGGGAAGCGTATGCGACGGGCAAGGCGTGGACGCTGAACCCGGGCGACGGCGCGAAGACGGTGTATGCGCAATTCCGCGACGGCGTGGGCAACGTGTCCGCCGGCCCGATCAGCGACGGCATTACGCTCGACACGGTGGCGCCGACTGTGACGCTGTCGTGCGCCGCGCCGGACCCGACGAACGCCTCCATCCCCGTTTCCGCCGTGCTGAGCGAGCCGAGCGTCACGTTCACGCAAGAGGACATCGCCGCGGTCCATGCGTCGGTGTCCGGGTTTGGCGGGGGCGGCACGTCCTACCAATTCACGCTCGTGCCGTCGGCCCAGGGGCCGGTCTCGTGCTCGGCCCCGGCGCTGCGCTTCAGCGACCTCGCGGGCAATCAGAACGCGGGCGCCTCGAACGTCATCTCGCGCACCTACGACAGCGTGGCGCCGGCGGGTTCCGTGACCATCAACATGGGCGACCCCCGCACCAATACGAGAATCGTTACGCTCACCGTCTCCGCGACGGACGCCACCACGGCCGTAACGGGAATGTCCTTCAGGAACGACGGCGGCGTCTGGGGCGCCTGGCTCGCCTTCGCGCCCACGCGGGCGTGGCAGCTCAGCGCGGGCGACGGGGCCAAGACGGTCTATGCGCGGTTCCGCGACGCGGCGGGCAACGTGACGGCCGCGTCCCTTGCCGACTCCATCACCCTGGATACGGCGGAGCCCGGCATCGGCAACATCGCCGCAATCCCCGCCCAGGCCGGCGAGGATGAGACGGTCACGCTGACGTTCGACGTGTCCGAGCCGCTGGACGCCCCGCCCGAGGTGACCGTCAACGGCCACGCCGCGGTGCGCGACACCGAAAAGGCCGGTTATGTCTACCTCTACACCGTGCTCGGTCCGGAGCAGGACCCGTTGGGGCCCGCGTACATCGAGATCAGCGGCGTGGACCTGGCGGGCAACCTTGGCGCGGCGGCGAATTCCAGCGCCCTGACAATCGTCGAGGCCCGTTACGTGCCGGCCCTCAGCGCATCGATGCTTGCGCTGCTGGCGGCGCTGACGGCGGCGGGCGGCGCGGCGGCGTTGCGGCGGCGCAAATAA
- the tsaE gene encoding tRNA (adenosine(37)-N6)-threonylcarbamoyltransferase complex ATPase subunit type 1 TsaE encodes MSAHADDVLDLQTSSPAQTEQWGRRLAAFLPAGAVVALYGELATGKTCFVRGMASFFARGEHVHSPTFTLVNEYGGEHRLYHLDLYRLTGPEDVLTLGCEELFEPDGVCCVEWADRAQGVLPAARVDVFFEHRGGDTRALRIVNRDILPPRWQDAPLPESC; translated from the coding sequence ATGAGTGCGCATGCGGACGACGTGCTCGACCTCCAGACGTCCTCGCCCGCGCAGACCGAGCAATGGGGCCGGCGGCTCGCCGCATTTCTCCCGGCCGGCGCCGTCGTCGCGCTCTACGGCGAACTCGCCACGGGCAAGACCTGCTTCGTGCGCGGGATGGCGTCGTTCTTCGCGCGCGGCGAGCACGTCCACAGCCCAACCTTCACCCTGGTGAACGAATACGGCGGCGAACACAGGCTCTATCATCTGGACCTCTACCGCTTGACCGGCCCCGAGGACGTGCTGACCCTGGGCTGCGAGGAACTCTTCGAACCCGACGGCGTTTGTTGCGTCGAATGGGCCGACCGCGCGCAGGGCGTCCTGCCCGCCGCCCGCGTGGACGTCTTCTTCGAGCATCGCGGCGGAGACACCCGCGCATTGCGCATCGTGAACCGGGACATACTCCCCCCGCGCTGGCAGGATGCGCCCCTCCCCGAATCGTGCTGA